A single genomic interval of Leptospirales bacterium harbors:
- a CDS encoding bile acid:sodium symporter family protein: MQLLQRFTYWFPLWTILAAIIGLIHPPALSWVKGPMISIGLAVIMLGMGLTLSLADFRRALSRPALILLGALLQFTIMPAAGYILSRCLPLEPAMVVGLALVAAAPGGTASNVVTFLARGNLSLSVCMTALSTLLAVLLTPFWTYVLAGDYMPVDRLQLMLDTIKVIVAPVVLGLLLRRYFPRFTRLLLPVAPPLAVIAIAMIVGAVLAARRDVILDAGWMVVLSVFLLHSTGFGIGYLASRLLANETEARTISIEVGMQNSGLAVDLARNNFPGVAADLPGAISAMTHCLIGSLLAAFWNWRSRRLQPSMATAALKPD, encoded by the coding sequence ATGCAACTCTTACAGCGATTTACATACTGGTTTCCGCTCTGGACCATTCTGGCTGCGATCATTGGCCTGATCCATCCGCCAGCATTGTCTTGGGTCAAGGGCCCGATGATCTCCATTGGTCTGGCCGTAATCATGCTTGGCATGGGCTTGACCTTGAGTCTGGCGGATTTCCGACGCGCATTGTCGCGGCCAGCGCTCATCCTGCTGGGAGCATTGCTGCAGTTCACAATCATGCCGGCCGCTGGCTACATTCTTAGCCGCTGTCTCCCGCTTGAGCCGGCAATGGTGGTTGGTCTGGCGCTGGTGGCGGCAGCGCCGGGCGGAACTGCGTCGAATGTGGTAACGTTTCTGGCGCGCGGCAATCTGAGCCTATCCGTTTGCATGACAGCCCTGTCGACGCTGCTTGCCGTGTTGCTGACGCCATTCTGGACCTACGTTCTGGCCGGCGACTATATGCCGGTCGATCGATTGCAACTGATGCTGGATACGATCAAAGTAATTGTCGCCCCCGTCGTGCTGGGGCTTTTGCTGCGGCGCTATTTCCCACGCTTCACGCGTCTGCTCTTGCCCGTCGCGCCGCCGCTGGCGGTGATCGCGATTGCGATGATCGTCGGCGCGGTACTGGCCGCGCGCCGCGATGTAATCCTCGACGCCGGCTGGATGGTAGTGCTGTCCGTCTTCCTGTTGCACAGCACAGGCTTTGGTATTGGTTATCTGGCCAGCCGTCTATTGGCCAACGAAACGGAGGCGCGCACTATTTCCATTGAAGTTGGCATGCAAAACAGCGGTCTGGCCGTGGACCTGGCGCGTAACAATTTCCCCGGCGTGGCAGCAGATTTACCGGGCGCGATTTCGGCTATGACACATTGTTTGATCGGCAGCCTGCTGGCCGCCTTCTGGAATTGGCGCAGTCGTCGGCTTCAGCCTTCAATGGCGACAGCAGCCCTCAAGCCGGATTGA
- a CDS encoding acetoacetate--CoA ligase — MAAASEASILWNPSPERASASRLAAFWNEARRLSARPLENYEQLHRWSTEEPGPFWALVAANCGLRLRVPWTEVVDDAGRMPGARWFSGARLNFAENLLSRSDDAIALISVIEDQAARQMSFAELSRAARGFAAWLGQQGVRSGDVVAALMPNSSETVIAMLGATMIGAVFTSCSPDFGVQGVLDRFGQASPRVLVCSDGYFFKGQKIDIRQRCAEIIAALPSLQAVALVSVCGLDSGGSPSVRSVDFEQCCANSPLAAEDTPDFPFDHPVYIMYSSGTTGLPKCMVQGAGVLLNHLKEHQLHCDLRAGQRIFYYTTCGWMMWNWLVSALASGATLLLFDGNPFYPDPAILWRLAEQHRLSIFGTSARYLAALEQSGTNVAGEFRLHDLQCVLSTGSPLPPERFDFVYHSIKQDVQLSSISGGTDLNGCFALGNPMLPVRRGELQCLGLGMSVEIWDQNGQSVIEQQGELVCTRAFPSMPLHFINDPDGELYRRAYFDVYPGVWRHGDFAEITAHGGLRVSGRSDATLNPGGVRIGTADIYRVAESLAEVEDSVCIGQDWQNDVRVVLFVKLRNGLELNAQLEDRIRRQIRAELSPRHVPTIILQTPEIPYTRNLKKVEIAVRRAVMGLPIPNLEALANPQALLHFQNRPELQA, encoded by the coding sequence ATGGCGGCAGCGTCGGAAGCGTCCATCCTCTGGAACCCATCGCCAGAGCGGGCCAGCGCCTCCCGATTGGCTGCCTTCTGGAACGAGGCCCGAAGGCTAAGCGCCAGGCCGCTTGAGAACTATGAGCAACTGCATCGCTGGTCGACCGAAGAGCCAGGGCCATTCTGGGCGCTGGTTGCGGCAAATTGCGGCCTGCGCCTTCGAGTTCCCTGGACCGAGGTAGTAGACGATGCAGGGCGGATGCCAGGCGCGCGCTGGTTTTCCGGCGCGCGTCTCAATTTCGCCGAAAATTTGCTGAGCCGCTCCGACGACGCCATTGCATTGATTTCCGTAATCGAGGACCAGGCGGCCAGGCAGATGAGCTTTGCCGAGCTGTCGCGCGCCGCGCGCGGTTTTGCCGCCTGGCTTGGCCAGCAGGGCGTCCGTTCCGGCGACGTGGTCGCGGCCTTGATGCCCAACAGCAGCGAGACGGTCATTGCCATGCTTGGAGCGACGATGATCGGCGCCGTGTTCACCTCTTGCTCGCCGGACTTTGGCGTTCAGGGCGTACTCGATCGCTTTGGCCAGGCCTCGCCGCGCGTCCTGGTTTGCAGCGATGGCTATTTTTTTAAGGGTCAGAAGATCGATATCCGACAGCGCTGTGCCGAGATCATTGCTGCGCTGCCTTCGTTGCAGGCGGTAGCCCTGGTTTCTGTATGTGGTCTCGACTCTGGCGGATCGCCCTCAGTTCGCAGCGTCGACTTCGAGCAGTGCTGCGCAAACTCGCCGCTCGCCGCCGAAGATACTCCAGACTTTCCCTTTGATCATCCAGTCTATATCATGTATTCTTCGGGCACCACCGGTCTGCCCAAGTGCATGGTACAGGGCGCGGGCGTGCTGCTCAACCACCTGAAGGAGCATCAGTTGCATTGCGATCTGCGCGCCGGTCAGCGGATTTTCTATTACACAACCTGCGGCTGGATGATGTGGAACTGGCTGGTCAGCGCGCTGGCAAGCGGCGCCACGCTCTTGCTATTTGACGGGAATCCCTTTTACCCAGACCCCGCTATTCTCTGGCGCCTGGCCGAACAGCATCGCCTGAGCATTTTCGGAACCAGCGCGCGCTATCTGGCGGCGCTGGAACAGAGTGGAACCAATGTTGCCGGCGAATTTCGGCTGCATGACCTGCAGTGTGTGCTTTCCACCGGCTCTCCCTTGCCGCCAGAGAGATTTGATTTTGTCTACCATTCCATCAAGCAGGATGTACAGCTTTCCTCAATATCTGGCGGAACCGATCTAAATGGCTGCTTTGCTCTGGGCAATCCTATGCTGCCGGTGCGTCGCGGAGAGTTGCAATGTCTGGGCCTTGGCATGAGCGTCGAGATCTGGGACCAGAATGGCCAGAGCGTGATCGAACAGCAAGGGGAGCTGGTCTGTACGCGCGCCTTCCCCTCGATGCCGCTCCATTTCATCAATGATCCGGATGGCGAGCTCTATCGCCGCGCTTACTTCGACGTATATCCCGGGGTTTGGCGCCATGGCGACTTTGCAGAAATCACAGCGCATGGCGGCCTGCGCGTATCGGGTCGCAGCGACGCCACATTGAATCCGGGCGGCGTGCGCATCGGTACTGCCGATATCTATCGCGTAGCGGAGTCTCTGGCGGAGGTCGAGGACAGCGTTTGCATCGGGCAGGATTGGCAAAACGATGTGCGTGTCGTACTGTTTGTAAAGTTGCGCAATGGTCTGGAGTTGAATGCACAACTTGAGGATCGGATTCGTCGCCAGATTCGAGCCGAGCTCAGCCCGCGTCATGTCCCGACAATCATACTGCAAACGCCGGAGATTCCCTATACCCGCAATCTGAAGAAGGTTGAGATCGCCGTACGTCGGGCGGTGATGGGTTTGCCCATCCCGAATCTGGAGGCCCTTGCCAATCCTCAGGCGCTCTTGCACTTTCAAAATCGTCCCGAATTGCAAGCTTGA
- the htpX gene encoding protease HtpX, with protein sequence MVRRIFLMSLTVVLIVSTITFLAAALGLGRYLPGNYVGLFVMATIVGFGGAFFSLAASRWMAKTMMGVQVIAPSSSEPRLRQLVERVHRLARAAGLETMPEVGVWHGAEMNAFATGPSRNRSLVAVSSALLQHMDDSELDGVLAHEIAHISNGDMVTMTLLQGVINTFVFFLAHILATAATAFLSGRGQDDDRRSFGGGFAYYGILMLMELVLGLLGMLVVSAFSRFREFRADAGGASLAGRQKMIAALRALQQNMRLPSQKPAESFASMQIFGRNEGFRALFATHPPLEKRIAALQAASIP encoded by the coding sequence ATGGTGCGAAGAATATTCCTGATGTCGCTGACGGTGGTTTTGATCGTATCCACGATCACCTTTTTGGCCGCAGCTCTCGGCCTGGGCCGCTACCTGCCAGGAAACTACGTCGGCCTTTTCGTAATGGCGACGATCGTTGGCTTTGGCGGCGCTTTCTTTTCGCTGGCCGCCTCGCGCTGGATGGCAAAGACGATGATGGGCGTTCAGGTGATTGCGCCCAGCAGCAGCGAGCCGCGATTACGGCAGCTTGTGGAGCGAGTGCACCGCCTGGCGCGCGCCGCCGGACTGGAGACAATGCCCGAAGTCGGCGTCTGGCATGGCGCCGAGATGAACGCCTTTGCTACCGGCCCCTCCCGCAATCGATCGCTGGTAGCCGTCTCCAGCGCTCTGCTGCAGCACATGGATGATTCAGAATTGGATGGCGTACTGGCCCACGAAATCGCGCACATTTCTAATGGCGACATGGTGACCATGACTCTGCTGCAGGGCGTCATCAATACCTTTGTATTCTTCCTGGCGCACATTCTGGCCACCGCTGCCACCGCCTTCTTGAGCGGTCGCGGTCAGGACGACGATCGGCGATCGTTTGGCGGCGGCTTTGCTTACTACGGAATCCTGATGTTGATGGAACTTGTCCTCGGTCTGCTCGGGATGCTGGTGGTCTCGGCCTTTTCGCGCTTCCGTGAATTTCGGGCCGATGCCGGCGGCGCCTCGCTGGCCGGCCGGCAGAAGATGATTGCAGCGCTCCGGGCGCTGCAGCAGAACATGCGGCTGCCCTCGCAGAAGCCAGCGGAAAGCTTTGCGTCGATGCAGATTTTCGGACGCAATGAAGGTTTCCGCGCTCTGTTTGCGACCCATCCGCCGCTGGAAAAGCGTATTGCCGCCCTGCAGGCCGCCAGTATTCCGTGA
- the hemB gene encoding porphobilinogen synthase — protein sequence MLERPRRNRRSAALRNLTRESSVSAANLIQPLFVVDGRNQRQAIESMPGMERLSIDQLLVDVEKLLQLGVSAAALFPRIEEERKDARGSESLRVDGLYPRAIRALKEAYPQLCLFSDVALDPYSSDGHDGLLSADGRILNDETLPLLAEMALVQAQAGADFVSPSDMMDGRVAFIRKALDNQGYTETGILAYTAKYASAFYGPFRNALESAPRSGDKKTYQMDPANRREALREARLDASEGADILMVKPGLPYLDVIRALAESSDLPIAAYNVSGEYAMLRAAGERGWLNYRAAAMETLQCLRRAGADMILTYHAAEAAAWLREEPY from the coding sequence ATGCTGGAACGTCCCAGACGCAATCGACGCAGCGCAGCGCTGCGAAACCTGACGCGCGAATCAAGCGTTTCTGCGGCCAATTTGATTCAGCCGCTGTTCGTGGTCGATGGTCGCAATCAGCGGCAGGCGATCGAGTCCATGCCGGGCATGGAACGGTTGAGCATTGATCAGCTGCTGGTTGATGTCGAAAAGCTTTTGCAGCTTGGCGTGTCGGCGGCGGCGCTTTTTCCGCGCATCGAAGAGGAGCGCAAGGACGCTCGCGGCAGCGAATCGCTGCGCGTAGATGGACTTTATCCGAGAGCCATTCGCGCCCTGAAAGAGGCATACCCGCAATTGTGCCTGTTCAGTGATGTGGCCCTCGATCCTTACAGTTCCGATGGCCACGATGGATTGCTGTCTGCGGATGGCCGCATCTTGAATGATGAGACGCTGCCGCTGCTGGCGGAGATGGCCTTAGTCCAGGCGCAGGCTGGCGCCGACTTTGTCAGCCCCTCCGATATGATGGACGGACGCGTCGCCTTCATTCGCAAGGCGCTCGACAATCAGGGCTACACTGAAACGGGCATTCTGGCCTATACGGCTAAGTATGCTTCCGCCTTCTATGGCCCTTTTCGCAATGCTCTGGAAAGCGCGCCCCGCTCCGGCGACAAAAAGACCTACCAGATGGATCCCGCCAATCGTCGCGAGGCGTTGCGCGAGGCGCGTCTTGATGCCAGCGAAGGCGCCGACATTCTCATGGTAAAACCTGGCCTGCCTTATCTCGATGTGATTCGGGCCCTTGCCGAGAGCAGCGACCTGCCGATCGCCGCCTACAACGTGAGCGGCGAATACGCCATGCTGCGCGCCGCCGGCGAACGCGGCTGGCTCAACTATCGCGCAGCGGCGATGGAAACCCTGCAGTGTTTGCGCCGCGCCGGCGCTGATATGATTCTTACCTATCATGCCGCAGAAGCCGCGGCCTGGTTGCGGGAAGAACCGTACTGA
- a CDS encoding phosphoribosyl-AMP cyclohydrolase, giving the protein MERRELEEGLKLQLDFDKLKSVAAGEAVLPVVVQHADSGEVLILAYVNREALQRSLSESRCVFYSTSRQQLWIKGESSGDRMQLVQALVNCEQNSLLFLVRPAAGVCHTRDSDGQTRGSCYYRSIEGEGPLLRWRRAE; this is encoded by the coding sequence GTGGAACGTCGGGAACTGGAAGAGGGCCTCAAGCTACAGCTGGATTTTGACAAGCTGAAGAGCGTGGCCGCCGGCGAGGCTGTCCTGCCGGTTGTTGTCCAGCACGCTGATAGCGGCGAAGTACTGATTCTGGCCTACGTCAACCGAGAGGCCTTACAGCGTTCGCTCAGCGAATCACGCTGTGTATTTTACAGCACATCGCGCCAGCAACTCTGGATCAAGGGAGAAAGCTCCGGCGATCGCATGCAGCTGGTACAGGCGCTGGTTAACTGTGAGCAGAACTCGTTGCTTTTTCTGGTGCGACCGGCGGCGGGCGTCTGCCACACGCGCGACAGCGATGGACAAACGCGAGGCAGCTGTTATTATCGCAGCATCGAAGGCGAAGGTCCGTTGCTGCGCTGGCGGCGTGCAGAATGA
- the aroA gene encoding 3-phosphoshikimate 1-carboxyvinyltransferase → MKSELFLPKIDSFQGQCVAPGSKSIANRALLLSALSSGRTLLHNLPDAEDIDVLRRALPQLGVRLERDLAAADSCTVYGVGGAFPAAGAELQLENAGTALRPLTAILCASHGHFRIDGNEQMRRRPVRDLIDALQKLGIAIQSSPDGCPPVTLEARGIPGGRVQLSGAVSSQFLSALLMAAPLAQSPLEIELPEEPVSKPYIDLSLAMMADFGVLVEREGYRRFRIQAPQVYQARGEYFVEGDASAATYFLAAGALPGSGPVRVRGLGKESRQGDIGFLQLLQQMGATIESGDDYLQCSGPPAGAALRALDVDMNAMPDAAMTLAVLALFCTGQTRIRNIANLRVKESERIRGLAAELGKLGGIVEEFPDALYILPPKQWRSAHIETYRDHRMAMAFALAAAGVDLYIRDPGCVAKTYRRFFDDFLPLARRSANAIA, encoded by the coding sequence GTGAAGTCGGAACTGTTCTTGCCGAAGATCGATTCGTTTCAAGGGCAGTGTGTTGCGCCTGGTTCGAAGTCCATTGCCAATCGCGCGCTGCTGCTGTCGGCCTTGAGTTCCGGTCGAACTCTGCTGCACAATCTTCCCGATGCCGAGGATATTGACGTCCTGCGCCGCGCCCTGCCGCAACTGGGTGTGCGTCTGGAGCGCGACCTGGCTGCTGCCGACAGTTGCACAGTCTATGGCGTCGGCGGCGCCTTTCCGGCCGCTGGCGCAGAGCTGCAGCTGGAAAACGCCGGCACTGCATTGCGGCCGCTTACTGCCATCCTGTGCGCCAGTCACGGGCATTTTCGCATTGATGGCAACGAACAGATGCGTCGCCGACCGGTGCGCGATTTGATTGATGCCCTGCAGAAATTGGGGATCGCCATTCAGAGCAGTCCAGATGGCTGTCCGCCGGTGACGCTGGAAGCCCGGGGCATCCCGGGCGGCAGAGTGCAATTGTCCGGGGCCGTTTCCAGTCAGTTTTTATCGGCGCTGCTGATGGCCGCGCCGCTGGCCCAATCGCCGCTGGAAATCGAACTGCCGGAGGAGCCGGTCAGCAAACCTTATATCGATCTGAGTCTGGCGATGATGGCTGACTTTGGCGTGCTGGTTGAGCGCGAGGGATATCGCCGCTTCCGCATCCAGGCGCCGCAAGTCTATCAGGCGCGCGGCGAATATTTCGTGGAAGGCGACGCCAGCGCCGCTACTTACTTTCTGGCGGCGGGCGCGCTGCCTGGCTCGGGCCCGGTGCGTGTGCGCGGCCTCGGTAAAGAATCGCGGCAGGGCGACATCGGTTTCTTGCAGTTGCTGCAGCAAATGGGCGCGACCATTGAGAGCGGCGATGACTATCTGCAATGCAGCGGACCGCCGGCCGGCGCTGCGCTGCGGGCCCTTGATGTGGACATGAACGCCATGCCGGACGCGGCAATGACTCTGGCCGTACTGGCGCTTTTCTGTACTGGCCAGACGCGCATCCGCAATATCGCCAACCTGCGCGTCAAAGAGTCGGAGCGCATCCGCGGCCTTGCCGCGGAGCTTGGCAAGCTTGGCGGCATCGTAGAAGAATTTCCTGACGCGCTCTATATTCTGCCGCCGAAGCAATGGCGTTCGGCGCATATCGAAACCTACAGGGATCATCGCATGGCCATGGCCTTTGCACTGGCGGCGGCCGGCGTCGATCTTTACATTCGGGATCCAGGTTGCGTCGCCAAGACCTACCGCCGCTTCTTTGATGATTTTCTGCCGCTGGCGCGGAGGAGCGCCAATGCGATCGCATAG
- a CDS encoding FapA family protein, which translates to MRSHSDFLRDIEESENGRFLVEERNGRALLSVFAPGARGKAVRSQDVFARLDLFKIEYADRPAIEEIVAQADGATHDVGAWRPPQSVDASVVVEVDKDAMRAWLELAPPRFGGRLPAADELRALLAESGVVAGIDESLLQRVASGAVFQQSADTSARRLPPVGPAAPLGEIFQSPERLRLEAARGSHPAPGRPAKVNYRFNPHPRAAPESSEGRVDFRQLNVIQTCHSGELLAELLPGEEGSAGFNVRGESLPPPASATPEIIAGANVTFDSALRTVTAGIDGHVRVEQPEGLCPRISVEPILELNDVDYSVGNIDYPGTVRIQGTVLDGFSVTASGDIAIEKTIGNVRLQAGGDISLAGGAFCRNAGMIHSGANVYARFVQDGNISANGSVYIEEAAINSRISAGKDIIVLGGRGEIIGGVLLAGARVRASKLGARSEALTQITVGVTPEEMARIQTLLAELSEAENTLRRAEGHLAQLNESLRRGRPAAKEEEATRDKLERIVAKYQSAVRNLEDQRKKLYAATTPAPEAEVSAEQAIFPGVEVDFGAGIRRYRLEGGGISGGGRFLLMDGRIILRRRDFGS; encoded by the coding sequence ATGCGATCGCATAGCGATTTCTTGCGCGATATTGAAGAAAGCGAAAACGGCCGCTTTCTGGTGGAGGAGCGCAACGGACGCGCGCTGCTGTCGGTCTTTGCCCCCGGCGCACGCGGCAAGGCCGTGCGCAGTCAGGATGTTTTTGCGCGCCTGGATCTGTTCAAGATTGAATACGCCGACCGTCCGGCGATTGAAGAGATCGTAGCGCAGGCCGACGGCGCGACTCATGATGTCGGCGCCTGGCGGCCGCCGCAGTCTGTCGATGCCAGCGTTGTTGTGGAAGTAGACAAGGACGCCATGCGCGCCTGGCTGGAATTAGCCCCGCCGCGCTTTGGCGGTCGCCTGCCGGCCGCTGATGAACTGCGGGCGCTCTTGGCCGAGAGCGGCGTCGTCGCCGGTATTGATGAGTCGCTGCTGCAACGTGTGGCCAGCGGCGCGGTTTTCCAGCAATCGGCAGATACTTCCGCCAGACGCTTGCCGCCCGTCGGACCGGCGGCGCCGCTGGGCGAGATCTTTCAAAGTCCGGAACGCTTGCGACTGGAAGCGGCGCGCGGAAGCCATCCAGCGCCAGGCCGACCGGCGAAAGTGAATTATCGTTTCAATCCCCATCCGCGCGCGGCGCCGGAATCGAGCGAGGGTCGCGTCGACTTTCGCCAACTGAATGTAATTCAGACCTGCCACAGCGGCGAGTTGCTTGCTGAACTGCTGCCGGGAGAAGAGGGATCTGCCGGCTTCAACGTACGCGGAGAGTCGCTGCCGCCGCCGGCCAGTGCTACGCCGGAAATCATTGCGGGCGCCAATGTAACATTTGATAGCGCCCTGCGCACGGTGACAGCAGGCATCGATGGACATGTGCGCGTGGAACAGCCCGAGGGACTCTGCCCGCGCATCTCCGTCGAGCCGATTCTCGAATTGAACGATGTCGACTACAGTGTGGGTAACATTGATTACCCCGGTACGGTACGCATTCAGGGAACTGTCCTCGACGGCTTTTCCGTAACAGCCAGCGGCGATATTGCCATCGAGAAAACAATTGGCAATGTGCGATTGCAGGCTGGAGGCGATATCAGTTTGGCCGGCGGCGCCTTCTGTCGCAACGCCGGAATGATACATTCCGGCGCAAACGTTTACGCTCGCTTTGTCCAGGACGGCAATATCTCAGCCAATGGCAGCGTTTATATCGAGGAAGCCGCGATCAATTCGCGAATCAGCGCCGGTAAGGATATCATCGTCCTTGGCGGCCGCGGCGAAATCATCGGCGGCGTACTTCTTGCGGGCGCACGCGTCCGCGCCAGCAAGCTCGGCGCGCGCTCGGAAGCCCTGACCCAGATTACCGTTGGCGTTACGCCGGAAGAAATGGCGCGCATCCAGACCCTGCTTGCTGAATTGTCCGAGGCCGAAAATACGCTGCGACGCGCTGAGGGTCACCTCGCCCAGCTGAACGAATCGCTGCGACGCGGCCGTCCCGCCGCGAAGGAAGAAGAGGCAACTCGCGACAAACTGGAACGCATTGTAGCGAAGTATCAATCCGCAGTGCGCAACCTTGAAGACCAGCGCAAGAAACTCTACGCCGCGACGACTCCGGCGCCGGAAGCTGAGGTCAGCGCCGAGCAGGCCATCTTTCCCGGCGTGGAAGTCGACTTTGGCGCCGGCATCCGTCGTTATCGTCTGGAGGGCGGCGGGATCAGCGGCGGCGGCCGCTTCCTGTTGATGGACGGCCGAATCATACTGCGGCGACGTGATTTTGGCTCATGA
- a CDS encoding FMN-binding protein, translated as MPRRRLVAALAVTMPALMAGAVTARVYLLPERALEQVFPGSEVQRQSIYLSEAEQSQLAMQGGGDAGRFFTAYLARRQGRLEGIAFFDTHRVRTKEQTLCIAVAPGGRILQVRIISFFEPTDFLPPQRWLDLFRNRTRADSLQPGSDLPAITGATMTSTASARAVRRALWLYDLLRSRGIDGL; from the coding sequence GTGCCCCGACGTCGCCTGGTTGCCGCGCTGGCTGTAACTATGCCTGCATTGATGGCAGGAGCGGTTACGGCTCGCGTCTACCTGCTGCCAGAGCGCGCTCTGGAACAAGTCTTTCCTGGAAGCGAAGTGCAACGCCAGAGCATTTATCTCAGTGAGGCAGAACAGTCTCAGCTGGCAATGCAGGGCGGCGGCGATGCCGGCCGTTTTTTCACGGCATACCTGGCCCGGCGCCAGGGTCGGCTCGAAGGCATCGCCTTCTTTGATACACACCGCGTCCGAACCAAAGAACAGACGCTTTGCATCGCCGTCGCGCCGGGCGGCCGAATCCTGCAGGTCCGCATCATCTCGTTCTTTGAACCAACGGATTTTTTGCCGCCGCAACGCTGGCTCGATCTCTTTCGCAACAGAACGCGCGCCGACTCGCTACAGCCAGGCTCAGATTTGCCAGCCATCACCGGCGCAACGATGACCAGCACGGCCAGCGCGCGCGCTGTCCGTCGCGCCCTATGGCTTTATGATCTGCTGCGCAGCCGCGGGATAGATGGCCTGTGA
- a CDS encoding glutaredoxin, whose translation MEMKQVAAALCLFVALASCQSAAARFSRDNQIDVYGRHGCGFCQEMVRNLEQSALAYRFFDIDESESRRREMWQLVRQTDPTVESFHLPVMRVNGAVLIGPEWSAVEALLKPAPRPATAEQAEEDDFDPDYNANPNSR comes from the coding sequence ATGGAAATGAAACAAGTTGCGGCAGCGCTTTGCCTGTTTGTGGCGCTGGCATCCTGTCAGAGCGCAGCGGCCCGATTCAGCCGCGATAACCAGATTGATGTTTACGGACGCCATGGCTGCGGTTTCTGTCAGGAAATGGTGCGTAATCTTGAGCAGAGCGCGTTGGCCTACCGATTCTTTGACATCGACGAGAGTGAAAGTCGGCGCAGAGAGATGTGGCAGCTGGTTCGCCAGACCGACCCGACCGTAGAGAGCTTCCATCTGCCGGTCATGCGCGTCAATGGCGCGGTGCTGATCGGTCCGGAATGGTCGGCGGTGGAGGCGCTTCTGAAGCCGGCGCCCAGGCCGGCCACAGCGGAGCAGGCGGAAGAAGATGACTTTGATCCCGACTACAATGCCAATCCAAACAGTCGATGA